In bacterium YEK0313, one genomic interval encodes:
- the gsiD_12 gene encoding Glutathione transport system permease protein GsiD, giving the protein MSVTERTLSRARRSPLVEALLANRVALFSGVLLIAIVLSAVFAAPITGDDALLIRPRQRLRPPGADFWFGTDALGRDVFALVLHGGRISLLVGLLAALAGAAIGTVVGLLTGYLRWLDPIVMRIMDGIMAIPGILFAVALVSLVGPSLVTIVAAITFAEIPRVTRLVRSVVLSVREEAYVRAAEGLGIPPLRVLVRHILPSCIAPLIVQTTYMFAAAILSEAVLGFLGVGFPPDLPSWGNVLAEGRAVFQRAPWTIIAPGLFLAVTVMAVNLLGDGLRDRLDPRLSRAAKVSS; this is encoded by the coding sequence ATGTCGGTCACGGAACGCACCCTATCCCGCGCGCGCCGCAGCCCGCTCGTCGAGGCGCTGCTGGCGAACCGCGTCGCCCTGTTCAGCGGCGTGCTGCTGATCGCGATCGTGCTCTCGGCCGTCTTCGCGGCGCCGATCACGGGCGACGACGCGCTGCTGATCCGTCCGCGCCAGCGGCTCAGGCCGCCGGGCGCCGACTTCTGGTTCGGCACCGATGCGCTCGGCCGCGACGTCTTCGCGCTCGTGCTGCATGGCGGCCGGATCTCGCTGCTGGTCGGCCTGCTGGCGGCGCTGGCGGGCGCCGCGATCGGCACCGTGGTGGGGCTCCTGACCGGCTATCTGCGCTGGCTCGATCCGATCGTCATGCGGATCATGGACGGCATCATGGCCATTCCCGGCATCCTGTTCGCCGTGGCGCTGGTGTCGCTGGTCGGACCGAGCCTCGTGACCATCGTCGCCGCGATCACCTTCGCCGAGATCCCGCGCGTGACGCGGCTGGTGCGCAGCGTGGTGCTCAGCGTGCGCGAGGAAGCCTATGTGCGCGCGGCCGAGGGCCTCGGCATTCCGCCGCTGCGCGTGCTCGTCCGCCACATCCTGCCGAGCTGCATCGCGCCGCTGATCGTGCAGACGACCTACATGTTTGCGGCGGCGATCCTGTCGGAAGCCGTGCTCGGCTTCCTCGGCGTCGGCTTCCCGCCGGACCTGCCGAGCTGGGGCAATGTCCTGGCCGAGGGGCGCGCGGTGTTCCAGCGTGCGCCGTGGACGATCATCGCGCCGGGGCTGTTCCTCGCGGTCACCGTCATGGCCGTCAACCTGCTTGGCGATGGCCTGCGCGACCGGCTCGATCCGCGTCTCTCCCGCGCCGCGAAAGTCTCGTCATGA
- the dppB_7 gene encoding Dipeptide transport system permease protein DppB — MLRLIALRIAMAVPVMLVVATIVFLLLRLSPGDPALVIAGETAGPEALARIRTDMGLDRPLAVQYLAWLSEIARGHLGMSILSKIPVLSLIFDRLEPTLVLAASAILITVLVAVPLGAIAAWRHNSWVDRAVMMLSVVGFSVPAFVIGYILILLLAVKADIFPVQGYVSPFEDPLAALRHLALPSLTLALVFMALIARVTRSSLLEVLGEDFVRTARAKGNIERRVLWRHALPNAAVPIITVIGLGIALLISGVVVTESVFNIPGVGRLTIDAILARDYPVVQGLMLFFALIYVGVNLMIDIAYVIVDPRIRY; from the coding sequence ATGCTGAGGCTGATCGCGCTCAGGATCGCGATGGCTGTGCCGGTCATGCTGGTCGTCGCCACCATCGTCTTCCTCCTGCTTCGCCTGAGCCCGGGCGATCCCGCGCTCGTCATTGCCGGCGAGACGGCCGGGCCCGAGGCCCTGGCGCGCATCCGCACCGATATGGGCCTCGACCGGCCGCTCGCCGTGCAATATCTCGCCTGGCTCAGCGAGATCGCGCGCGGCCATCTCGGCATGTCCATCCTGTCGAAGATCCCCGTGCTCAGCCTGATCTTCGACCGGCTGGAGCCGACGCTGGTGCTGGCGGCGAGCGCGATCCTGATCACCGTGCTCGTCGCCGTGCCGCTCGGCGCGATCGCCGCCTGGCGGCACAACAGCTGGGTCGACCGGGCGGTGATGATGCTGTCGGTGGTCGGCTTTTCGGTGCCGGCCTTCGTCATCGGCTACATCCTGATCCTGCTGCTGGCGGTGAAGGCCGACATCTTCCCGGTCCAGGGCTATGTCAGCCCGTTCGAGGATCCGCTCGCAGCGCTGCGTCATCTCGCCTTGCCTTCGCTGACGCTCGCCCTCGTCTTCATGGCGCTGATCGCCCGGGTCACCCGCTCCAGCCTGCTCGAAGTGCTCGGCGAGGATTTCGTGCGCACGGCGCGGGCCAAGGGCAATATCGAGCGCCGCGTGCTCTGGCGCCACGCGCTGCCGAATGCCGCCGTGCCGATCATCACGGTGATCGGGCTCGGCATCGCCCTCCTGATCAGCGGCGTGGTGGTGACCGAAAGCGTCTTCAACATTCCCGGCGTCGGCCGCCTGACCATCGACGCGATCCTCGCCCGCGACTATCCGGTGGTTCAGGGCCTGATGCTCTTCTTCGCGCTGATCTATGTCGGCGTGAACCTCATGATCGACATCGCCTATGTGATCGTCGATCCGCGCATCCGGTATTGA
- the gsiB_16 gene encoding Glutathione-binding protein GsiB precursor — MLIHRRDALALSAGALFAAMSPARAQGKKTLRLAPHAALRVLDPVVTNAYITRNHAFMVYDTLFAVDARYRPQPQMVREWSVSADKLSWTFVLRDGLPFHDGQEVTAEDCVASIARWAKKDVVGLRLAAAITAMRAVDGKTFRIDLKEPFGPMLEAFARPSSIPLFVMPKRIATLAPDKVLEEVVGSGPFRFVQSEFRPGVSWAYERFEKYVPRAEPPDGLAGGKQVKVDRVEVVWFPSKQTAINALAKGEIDLLENLNADQRSLLQGNRDVVIRRRPGPNASTIRFNWAQPPFNNVKVRQAVQAVVTQQDYMDASIGDPESYQICPAFFGCGTPLETAVGFPDTGKPNIAKAKALLQEAGYKGERIVIITPGDIASFAPLAPLTQQLLRQIGMPADIQTMEWSAFLARRAKTDPVAEGGWNLAHAVFDRIDLISPLGNLNFDARGRGAYTGFVDDPETEALKDRYQRETDPERQKAIVEAMQKRAYELVFYIPLGTYFDYEAFRSNVSGYVPSPVMVTWGVDKV, encoded by the coding sequence ATGCTGATCCATCGACGCGATGCCCTGGCCCTGTCGGCCGGAGCCCTTTTCGCCGCCATGAGCCCGGCGCGCGCCCAGGGAAAGAAGACGCTGCGGCTGGCGCCGCATGCCGCACTGCGTGTGCTCGACCCGGTCGTGACCAACGCCTACATCACCCGCAACCACGCCTTCATGGTCTATGACACGCTGTTCGCGGTGGATGCGCGCTACCGGCCGCAGCCGCAAATGGTCAGGGAATGGTCGGTCAGCGCGGACAAGCTGTCGTGGACCTTCGTGCTGCGCGATGGCCTCCCCTTCCACGACGGGCAGGAGGTCACCGCGGAGGACTGCGTCGCCTCGATCGCGCGCTGGGCCAAGAAGGACGTGGTCGGCCTGCGCCTTGCCGCCGCGATCACGGCCATGCGGGCGGTCGACGGCAAGACCTTCCGCATCGACCTGAAGGAACCGTTCGGGCCGATGCTGGAAGCTTTCGCCCGGCCGAGCTCCATCCCGCTTTTTGTCATGCCGAAACGCATTGCCACGCTCGCGCCGGACAAGGTTCTGGAGGAGGTCGTCGGTTCCGGCCCGTTCCGCTTCGTGCAGTCCGAATTCCGCCCGGGCGTCAGCTGGGCCTATGAGCGCTTCGAGAAATATGTCCCGCGCGCCGAGCCGCCCGATGGCCTGGCCGGCGGCAAGCAGGTCAAGGTCGACCGCGTCGAGGTCGTCTGGTTTCCGAGCAAGCAGACGGCGATCAACGCGCTCGCCAAGGGCGAGATCGACCTTCTGGAAAACCTGAACGCCGACCAGCGTTCGCTGCTGCAGGGCAACCGGGACGTGGTGATCCGCCGCCGGCCCGGGCCCAATGCCTCGACCATCCGCTTCAACTGGGCGCAGCCGCCGTTCAACAATGTGAAGGTGCGCCAGGCGGTGCAGGCGGTCGTCACCCAGCAGGACTATATGGACGCCTCGATCGGCGACCCGGAATCCTATCAGATCTGCCCGGCCTTCTTCGGCTGCGGCACGCCGCTGGAAACCGCCGTCGGCTTTCCCGATACCGGCAAGCCCAATATCGCCAAGGCGAAGGCGCTACTGCAGGAGGCCGGCTACAAGGGCGAGAGGATCGTCATCATCACGCCGGGCGACATCGCCTCCTTCGCGCCGCTGGCGCCGCTGACCCAGCAACTCCTGCGCCAGATCGGCATGCCCGCCGATATCCAGACCATGGAATGGAGCGCATTCCTGGCGAGGCGCGCCAAGACCGATCCGGTCGCCGAAGGCGGCTGGAACCTGGCCCATGCGGTGTTCGACCGGATCGACCTGATCTCACCGCTCGGCAATCTCAATTTCGATGCGCGGGGCAGGGGCGCCTATACCGGTTTCGTCGACGATCCGGAAACGGAGGCCCTGAAGGACCGCTACCAGCGCGAGACCGATCCGGAGCGGCAGAAGGCGATCGTCGAGGCCATGCAGAAGCGCGCCTACGAGCTCGTCTTCTACATCCCGCTCGGCACCTATTTCGACTACGAGGCCTTCCGCTCCAACGTCTCCGGCTACGTGCCGTCGCCGGTCATGGTCACCTGGGGCGTGGACAAGGTCTGA
- the acyI_2 gene encoding Acylase ACY 1, which produces MAVTNHPLASAAAVEMLAAGGNAIDAAVSALFTLTVVEPMMVGILGGGVALIRLADGREIVLDGLSTAPAAARPDSFTPISDAWPDYMEARGRANRVGPKAVAVPGTLKAWCEAAERFGRLPLPDLIAPAIRHAERGFRLSPYLATCINEIAPDLALDPEIAAVFLPGGKPLQAGDLLVQRDYAGTLRQIAAEGPAAVYGGALGRRIAAHLEQAGSFLRFEDLAAYRTIQREPVRGLYRGVEIVGPPPPCSGGVQTLQILNLLEAYDVRQLGFGTAETLHLVLEALKIAAADRRAVTADPDFVDVPTDRLISKDYAALRRTEIDPGRAGTFDARILSNESANTTHVTLADAEGNIVTSTQTINSLFGARIMIPGTGIIPNNYMYLFDPHPGKALSLEPGKRITSGITALIGKRDGRPLFALGLPGAHRIPASAMQAVLNLVDHGMSPQETAEAPRVFTWGQEAEIELGVPEAVRAKLAALGHRIAPVDHVAGGMAIIGFGADGAMEGAACWRADGVPMGMGGGAARAGTSFWPDPRRGRSY; this is translated from the coding sequence ATGGCCGTGACCAACCATCCGCTGGCATCCGCCGCGGCCGTCGAAATGCTGGCGGCCGGCGGCAATGCCATCGATGCCGCGGTGTCGGCCCTGTTCACGCTGACCGTGGTCGAGCCGATGATGGTCGGCATTCTCGGCGGTGGCGTCGCCCTGATCCGCCTCGCGGATGGCCGCGAGATCGTGCTCGACGGCCTGTCGACGGCGCCGGCGGCGGCGCGCCCGGACAGCTTCACGCCGATTTCGGACGCATGGCCCGACTATATGGAGGCGAGGGGCCGCGCCAACCGCGTCGGACCGAAGGCCGTCGCCGTGCCGGGCACGCTCAAGGCCTGGTGCGAGGCGGCCGAGCGGTTCGGCCGCCTGCCGCTGCCCGATCTGATCGCGCCGGCGATCCGCCACGCCGAGCGCGGCTTCCGGCTGTCGCCCTATCTTGCCACCTGCATCAACGAGATCGCGCCCGATCTCGCCCTCGACCCGGAGATCGCGGCCGTCTTCCTGCCGGGCGGCAAGCCGCTGCAGGCGGGCGACCTGCTGGTTCAACGCGACTATGCCGGAACGCTCCGGCAGATCGCGGCGGAAGGGCCCGCTGCGGTCTATGGCGGCGCGCTCGGCAGGCGCATCGCCGCCCATCTCGAACAGGCCGGCTCGTTCCTCCGGTTCGAGGACCTCGCCGCCTATCGGACGATCCAGCGCGAGCCGGTCCGCGGCCTCTATCGCGGCGTCGAGATCGTCGGGCCGCCGCCGCCATGCTCGGGCGGCGTGCAGACGCTGCAGATCCTGAACCTGCTGGAAGCCTATGACGTGCGGCAGCTCGGCTTCGGCACGGCCGAGACGCTGCATCTCGTGCTGGAGGCGCTGAAGATCGCGGCCGCCGACCGGCGCGCGGTCACCGCCGATCCCGATTTCGTCGACGTTCCGACCGATAGGCTGATCTCCAAGGATTATGCGGCGTTGCGGCGCACGGAGATCGACCCCGGCCGGGCCGGAACCTTCGATGCCCGCATCCTGTCGAACGAGTCGGCCAATACCACGCATGTCACGCTCGCCGATGCCGAGGGCAACATCGTCACCTCGACGCAGACGATCAACAGCCTGTTCGGCGCGCGCATCATGATCCCGGGAACCGGCATCATCCCGAACAACTACATGTATCTGTTCGATCCGCATCCCGGAAAGGCGCTGTCGCTGGAGCCCGGCAAGCGCATCACGAGCGGCATCACGGCGCTGATCGGCAAGCGCGACGGCCGGCCGCTGTTCGCGCTCGGGCTGCCCGGCGCGCACCGCATCCCGGCCTCCGCCATGCAGGCCGTGCTCAATCTCGTCGACCACGGCATGAGCCCGCAGGAGACGGCGGAAGCGCCACGCGTCTTCACCTGGGGCCAGGAGGCCGAGATCGAGCTCGGCGTGCCGGAGGCCGTGCGCGCGAAGCTTGCCGCGCTCGGCCATCGCATCGCGCCGGTCGATCACGTCGCCGGCGGCATGGCGATCATCGGCTTCGGCGCCGACGGTGCGATGGAGGGTGCCGCGTGCTGGCGCGCCGACGGCGTGCCGATGGGAATGGGCGGCGGTGCGGCGCGCGCGGGCACCTCGTTCTGGCCGGACCCCCGCCGGGGCCGCAGCTACTGA
- the hcaR_4 gene encoding Hca operon transcriptional activator, which yields MAAGRRPSSAMLELRHLRYFLATADELNYGRAAERLRIAQPGLSQQIKNLEAIVGTPLFDRTRRSVKLTLAGELFAEEARKALQQTETALLVTRRAGRGELGRIAIGYVGSAAYTGVLTTMIGEFRKAYPEVELDIAEMEMAQQLDQLDQGKLDIGFIRPPVPLPLGIASTPVLFEEIMLALPGNHPLAGEDAVPLSALNGDIFITPRHPAGVSFHAHTTAACRAAGFFPRLGPQGRDFVTIASMVAVGLGVALVPQSLRSIQVPGLRYRAIAGEPVLAELAVGYRRNEPSPVARAFAAHARKSAQPANQ from the coding sequence ATGGCGGCGGGCCGGCGTCCCAGCAGCGCAATGCTCGAGCTCAGGCATCTGCGTTACTTTCTCGCGACCGCCGACGAGCTGAACTACGGCCGGGCGGCGGAGCGGCTGCGCATCGCTCAGCCGGGCCTGAGCCAGCAGATCAAGAACCTGGAGGCGATCGTCGGAACACCCTTGTTCGACCGCACGCGCCGCTCGGTGAAGCTGACGCTGGCCGGCGAGCTCTTCGCCGAGGAGGCGCGCAAGGCGCTGCAGCAGACCGAGACGGCGCTTCTGGTGACGCGCCGGGCCGGACGGGGCGAGCTCGGGCGCATCGCCATCGGCTATGTCGGCTCGGCCGCCTATACCGGCGTGCTGACCACCATGATCGGGGAATTCCGCAAGGCCTATCCGGAGGTCGAGCTCGACATTGCGGAAATGGAGATGGCGCAGCAGCTCGATCAGCTCGACCAGGGCAAGCTCGATATCGGTTTCATCCGCCCGCCCGTGCCGCTGCCGCTCGGCATCGCCTCGACGCCGGTCCTGTTCGAGGAGATCATGCTTGCGCTGCCGGGGAACCACCCGCTGGCGGGAGAGGATGCGGTGCCGCTTTCGGCCCTCAACGGCGACATCTTCATCACGCCGCGCCACCCGGCGGGCGTCAGCTTTCACGCCCATACGACCGCGGCCTGCCGGGCCGCCGGCTTCTTCCCGCGCCTCGGTCCGCAGGGGCGCGACTTCGTCACCATAGCCAGCATGGTCGCGGTCGGTCTCGGCGTCGCGCTGGTGCCGCAGTCGCTGAGGAGCATCCAGGTTCCGGGGCTGCGCTACCGCGCCATTGCCGGCGAGCCGGTGCTGGCCGAGCTTGCCGTGGGCTATCGGCGCAACGAGCCCTCGCCGGTGGCGCGCGCCTTCGCTGCCCATGCGCGCAAGAGCGCGCAGCCGGCCAATCAATAA